caagagcaaaagggctgaagcaggggagtatGCCGAGCGTAAttcctagtacgcgccgcgtactgggaggcgctccccgattctgaggtgcagccgggtacgctcagcgtacacatctggtacgcacagcgtaacccggagagttgacttttggttgacttttagggtatggtctattgtggggcctttgagctatgagaggggtaaaatggtcttttacccttctgagagtgtcataagagagcatagtctagccCTTGAGAGTTATATTTAATAgagtgttattttcatatgattaggcggaggctaggccagcatttaccgagtcagagatttaccgagatatctcgaggtgagtcttctcactatactttacctagtgtgatAACAGAGTTAAGAGATAgattattatagagttatatgccagtgtgattgcatgttattatgtgttgtgatttattgtgatatgtgatatgcatggttcagagttacagagttgggactttcgggtccctagagttagggccaaagggcccacagagagttggggctggagggccccactgagatacattgaccagagggtcaacagagttacagcctcgagtggctattatgtgattattgtggtattttagggaactcactaagcttatgcttacagtgttcagtgttatgtgtttcaggtaccagtgatgaccgcgtgaaggcgccggcttgattcgtacacacatatgggattggatgtattttgatcttgggagacatttgtgaattaaaaacatgatgttatgacattttatgaatgaatggttttatttaaaatgtgtttttcaaatgtgaaaaattgttttaattttacggtgttacagttaGCTAGTGCTCTTCTAGTTCCTTTCCCTATATCAATCCTTTTCAAACTCTACCTACACCATATATGGACATAATtcattaaaatgaccaaaatacccctcaaaGGTTTAAATACTAAATTTTAGTGCTTTATACTATTCCTTGTGTGAAAATATGAATGTAGGCGAAAACCGTGCGTAAATCTGAGTCTGTATTCAAAAGTTATGAATAAAACAAGAAAACCTCTAACAGGGATTTACACAGGCCATGTAAATTAAAGCATGCATTTATACGGGCCGTGTTTTCATGTCTGCACGCatacaaaactcgatttttctcaAAATAACACTATACTTTGCATAGTTCTTGAAGTCCCTTTTCCAAATCACTTTGTACCATTTGTATAGGTTCTCACACTTGATTAGAAGGTGTTTTATCATCCTAAAACACCCCATTTAATTCATTAAAATCTCATTGAAACTATTTAAGAACATATTAGTTCTCAAATTCCATCATAAGGGTTAAGTAGTAAATTGTTCGATTAAGCATTCCAAAACTCACAAGGTTTATTCCCAACTTATTAAATACTCATACGTAAGTTGTCAAGTGTATAAAACCATTCCTAATTTTATTATAAATACCTAATCCAACTATGAAATCGTCAACTTTATTCCATGTTTCCCAAATTACCCTTGGGTCATAACAATCATTAGAGTTAGAACTTCACTAACATTTCATGTTTCTGTTCTAATATCATTTCTAGAGTGTCAATTCATGTTCATGAATGTCATTCACTTCTTAGATGCCAATCATTATGTGTTTATCAATagatttcccaaaatgcccttattATCAATAACTCCATTTATCAATCTAGAAATCAAGCAATACCTTATGttttgatttcaaatcattccaagAGTATCCATTCATAATTATGAACTTCCTTTACCCATTAACCTCTCAACTACAAATGACTCCATTGTTGTCATCATATTGTCCCTATATCCATTTCAATCCAAGCTTAAGCATGATTCTACCATCATAGATGATTTTGACCATTCCGATTGGACTTATTGTTGTCAAACATCATCTAGGTCATATAATCCATTCCAATCTAACATATAAACATGAAATCCCCAATTTGAATTTCTAGGGTTCATGAGAGTTTTCACCCAAATCCTCAAATCCATTAATGGGATGATTGGATTGAGATTGGGATcatcaaaacaaatcaagggagGTTAGAAAACCAAACCCTAACCATCATAACAATCTAAAATCGACATTGGGGTTTCACCCACTTCACAAAGTTGATTTCGAGGTTGAAGGGAAAGAAATTATACCTTTTAATCCTTTGTTTTCTTCCTTTCTTTGCTTGGATGTTTAGCTCCTCACTTGAATCAAGCCTTAGATGGGGAGAAGGTGATAATCGCCATTAGATGGTCTTTAGGATGCATAAACACGAATCTGGGAAATGAAGTAAGAGGGTGTGCATCTTATTTTCCCATTTTTCACATTTGGTCCCTCTAGTCTGAGCATTTTGGCCGGAACCCACCAAGCCTCAATATTTGTGATTGCAACTTAAGTTTTGACATAATAAGTTCTTCTCCATTTATCATATAGATTTTACAGTCCTTTCCGCTAATTGAGTTTACCATTTGGTGAACTCATTCTATTTTCCCAATTTGACACATTTGGCCTTTTACCTTTCaaaaatgttattattttcaATTATAACTTTCTAAACTTCATATCAACTAAGTTTTTTTTGAACGGTAGACATGATATTAAAAAGGAAAGCTAGCCAAGGGCTAGAGATACAAAAGGGAGAAATACAAAAGGAAAACAGAACAGAAGCAAAGCATGAAACTGGAACCTATTGATATGATTATACCTTGATGATTTATTTACATAAatcatttttcatttatttattttattaatttaagaacCTAGTCTTTAAGATGTTACATGTATTATTCAAACAATCAATATACAATTTCAATATTGTTTTTTATTCACTGGTTTATGCCATTTTTTAAACTACATCCCAAAACTTTTACAAGTTTTTCACGGACAAGAAACTAAAATTTTTATGGAGCAAACTGACATTTTGACATTTTAaactattattaaaaaaatatttattattacTAAGTAAAATATTAAatcaaaagttatatatatatatatatatatatatatatatatatatatatatatatatatatatatatatatatatatatatatatttttttttttatgaaataactATATTAATAACTATCTTCAATTTCATCTCAATTGCCGAAATGATCCAATTATTTTATTCCAGCTCGTACGTATGGAGTGTGCACAACATCAATGTTGTACAAATCTAATCTAAAAAAATTCGAAGATTTCCGATAAGTGAGATGCGAGTAAACCATCTTCACAATACAGATTACAACTCACAAGAGGCTCAAACTCGCCTCCATTTCTCAACATCAAACATCAAAATGTTAGCCTTTCTTTGCCTGATTTTGCAGCTATCCAATACCATTGCCTACGCCTCCACAGGGAAACACATAATCATACTCGCCGGACAAAGCAACATGTCCGGCCGAGGCGGCGTCCAGAACAACACCTGGGACGGCGTTGTACCTCTTCAATCTAAACCCAACCCCTCAATCTTCCGATTAACCGGCAATCTGAGTTGGATCGAGGCTCGTGACCCTCTTCACAAAGACATTGATGTGAACGCAACATGTGGCATAGGCCCCGGAATGGCGTTTGCTAACAGAGTGTTGGAGAGAAATCGGAGTCTGGGTCTATTGGGTTTGGTTCCATGTGCAATCGGAGGTCCACGAGGGACCAAGATTAGCGAGTGGGGAAGAGGGAGGTTCCTGTACAGGCAGCTTTTGAGGAGGACGACGGTGGCTCGGAGTGGCGGTGGGTTGATCGGAGGGATTTTGTGGTTTCAGGGGGAGAGTGATACAGTGAGTGAATTGGATGCGCGTATGTATGGAAGAAGGCTGATCAATTTGTTCAATAATCTTCGTGCTGATCTTGGATCCCCTTTGCTCCCTATAGTTCATGTAAGTTTCTTGTTTTTAATTTCAACAAATTTGATTGAATTTTCTTTTAGAATTTTTAAAAGATTACAAAGTGGATTTAACTTaagttttaatttatttatataatcagtatatatatttttaacaacATTAAAAATTTATAACCTAGTAGATGATCGGTTATATATTTTACACATTAAACTCACAAAAAAGAGATAAGaacatttttggtatttttttcatGATAATTTGAagaattatattaaataaaaactataacatATGAAGCTTATTAAAATTGTAATATATGAAAATGACATGATCATTAAAAAAAATGGTAAAATGTACTATTTGATCGGCTAATGTGAAATTTTAGACCTTATCTGTGAAATTTTGCCCATAACATGTAAACTCTAATCGCAGAgacaaatataaataaaatgaattaaatacaaaatgatcTAAACGTTAAGTGTCATAATATCAAATTTCCATTTTATCCATTTATCATATATTTCGCATAAATTAATTTGCAAAACTGTTTTACTTTACCAAAACTACTTTTCTGACCCTTTATGAATAGCTTCGTTTTTGTGAAATTATTTCACCAAATAAATAACCAATTTGAGTATGGTCATTAATAAAGCAGTCCTACAAAGTAAAGTAATTTCGAATAACTTACtttagagaaaaaaaaacaaatttatctTAATTTCCTAAATCGTTTTCCAATAGCCAAAAAATTAAAAGCTAACCCAAATAGCAACTAAAATCATAGGTGGAGCCTTATGGACTACGATTTTTGTCTAATGGGCTGCAATTTCGGTCCTCATGCGATTTCGTGTATGATTTCTCAGTTCTCACAGTGTGACTACAAgaaatacatatttttttttttataacatgTAGTTTTATcagctttttattttattttagagtaaattacggcgtccctatggtttggtcaaagttGCACGATTGGTCTCAAATTTTTTtattgcactcggatcgtccatttggtttgattttgttgcgtttttcatcCCTTTACGTACataaagttagagaccaaacgtgcaattttgaccaaaccatagggacgaaaaacgcaacaaaatcaaaccacagggtcgatccgagtgcaaaaaaaacaTTAGGGAGCAAACATGCAATtcttaccaaaccatagggacgatttcagtaatttactctttattttatttttatttatttatttattttttaagtaTGACTTTAACTTAAAAAACCATAAGTTCACATTCTAGTAAGTTTTTCGTTGTCATTTGCATCGGTGGGAAGTGGGAGATTGTTCATGATAAGCCAAAAACATGTTTGGCTTTCGTTAAGAATTATGGAGTACATTTTTCGGCAAATATAAATTTTTCTGAATTGTTTATTTGGTGAAATAGAAGACCAATTTGGTGGATAAAGAAGATATTAATTTGTCTGTCCaactaggggtgcaaacgagccaagctactcgcgagctactcgggatcggctcgttaaaagctcgactcgaaaccaGTTTTAAACGAGCCTGAGCTGAGCTCGaacttaatattaagctcgtttattaaacgagctcgagcacGAGCCTATATaactaagctcgattaggctcacgAGCCTAagcgagcctttatataatatactgtattattatttttatatattaaaataaaaacatatttgagaaattatggatttcgggtattagtaaacgagctttttaacgagcttgagccgagcttaagcttatttaggcacatcAAACGAAAAACGAGCCGAGCCCGATccgagcttgtataattctttacgagctcgagccgagctcagtaaaagaaagttcgaatcgagccgagctcgagctcgagcctcgtacaacttaaacgagcccgagccgagcctggccagACTCGGGCTCGGtacggctcgtttgcacccctatgtCCAACATCCTAAAAATGCTCTATGTTATAGACATTATTGATGACAATGATTGTTGTCACTTGATGACTTGATCAATGAAATTCAATGTGTTAGAAACATTGTACATACACTTATGTTTGGAAGTGATGGTTATAATTGAAGTAACGAAAAAGGAAATCACTAATGTGATGTTACAAAGGTAATTTTCCCATGAAGAGGCATATAGCCTAAacgtgaatatatatatatatatatatatatatatatatatatatatatatatatatatatatatatatatatatatatatatatatatatatatatatatatatatatatatatatatataattaggctCATTTACAAGATTGGGCTAACTAAAAAATAATATACAAATACATATGACGTCTAATAACCCCTCGTAGTCTGAACAGGAGGTTTGGAACGGACATTGAAACTAGATTTAAATTCGAGAAATAAAGAAGATGAGAGCCCTTTAGTGAAGATGTCAACATATTGAGAAGATGAGGGAACATGAAGGACACGAATCTAACCCAATGCAACTTTGTCGTACACAAAGTGTATATCGATCTCTATGTGTTTTGGTTGAACTGGATTAGTAGATAGGTAAATTGCGCTGACATTATCACAGAATACCAGAGTATCAGTGAGAGAAGGATAATATAATTTCCCGTAATAAGTTGCGAAACCAACTTGTTTCAGCATTTTCAACTCCGCGGTACTATGCCTCACACTAGATCTCGAAATAGTGCCTTGTCTTTTAGAAGAACATGAGAGTAAATTCTGACCGGGAAAAACATAATATCCAGAAGTGGAGCGCCTGGAAGTGGGGCAACTAGCCCAATAAACATCCGAATTGCATCCGAATAGGCAATGAGTCCACAAGCCGAAGAAACATATAATTGTAAACCATGATCCAAAGTTCCCTAAATAAATATATCGTAGAATCCGTTTGAGAGCAGTAAAATGGGGCTCTTTGGGGTCATGCATGTAGAGGCACACTTGTTGAACAACGTATGAAATGTCTGAGGGAGTGAATGTCAAGCATTGAAGAGCCCCCGCGAGACTGCGATATAAAGTCGGGTCCTCAACTGGGGGTCGTACCATCAATTTTTGCAGAAGTACCTGCAGGAGTGCAAGAGGGTTTGCAATTCGACATCTTTGCTCTAGCTAGAATCTCGTAGCATAGTTTTGTTGAGATAGAAACATTCCATGACGATCTCTAGGGACTGAAATACCAAGAAAGTAGTTTAAAGAGCCCAAGTCAGTCATCAAAAATTCTGAACTCAGCTGAAGGAGATTAGTGGAAGATGCAGTTAACACAATATTGTCAACATATAGAAGAAGGTATGCAATATAATCTCCCTGTCTGTATATAAAAAGAAATGAATCTGATTTGCTGTTGAGGAAGCCAAATCGAGTGATAAACTGAGCAAATATGTGATACCACGCTCTAAGGGCCAACTTGAGACCATAAAGCGATTTCTGCAAAAGACAAACATGATTAGGAAGGGACGGGTGTCGAAAACCCGGTGGTTGGTGCATATACACCATCTCCTGAAGATAACTGTGAAGAAACGCATTCTTGACATCCAGTTCATCACTGAACTGGAGAGTGATTGGAGACAACAAGGCTAAGAACAATCTGAATAGTATCCGGTTTAACAACCGGACTAAACGTTACATCACAGTCAGCGTCTGACTGCGTCCATTTGCAACCAAACACACCTTGTATCAAGCCAAAGACCCATCCACAATAAGTTTCTTTTTGAACAACCAAATACAATTAACCACATTAGCATTGGAAGACCGAGGTACAAGTAACCCAAGTTTCGTTAGAAATAAATGCATCATATTCATCTTTCATGGCATTTAACCAGTTAGGATCTTGAAAGGCTTGGGAGTAATTGCGAGGAAAAAAATGCATGCTGATGGGCTGGATGCAAATTGGGCCACTGCTGAGAGAAATTTGAAATTGTGCTGTTGGGCCATGGGGCCTGTTGGAGCGGTGGAGAGGACATCAACCCATGCTGTTGCTGTTGATCTTGCGACGACGTCGACCAGGGGTAAAACCCTCTCAGTTGTGTTGTGTTGAAAACGACCAAAACTCCCGCCGTCGGACCTGCCTTGTCTACCGCCACCTCTGCCGCTATTACGACCACCCCTGCTGCCGCCTCGCTGATTCCGGCCACCACCTCAATTGCCGGAGTTGTGAAACCGAGAATTGGAAGATCGATTTTGGTGCTCTGTCGCGAGGATAGTGGCTGATGACGCATGATCCTGATGGGAAGCTTGAATTTGGCGTGAGTGATCCTTTGCCATGGATCGTTCTTCAAGAGTGAGAATGGATTTCAATTCAAGAAAAGTAGGAAGAGGTTTCTGGTGGCCAATAGTAGGAATAACATGGGCATATTTGGAAGATAACCCATTGATAGTATAAATCGCTAAATTGCGTTTGGGCACCGGGGCTCCAATATTGGTAAGTAAATCGGATATGGATTTGATCTTGGTACAATATTCCATAATGGTGGAATCACCAACAGTTATGTTATGCAATTCATCATCGAATTCAATGGCTTTGGTTCCTTTGTTTTCATGGAATCATACTTGAATAGTGTTCCAAACTTCAGCAGCAGTGGTGTCGGGTTTGATGATCATACATTGTATACCCAATGTAGTGAGTTTTCATTATCTCCTTCCTTGAATCATAATTCAAGCAATCCAAATCAAGAATAAGGGGAACATAGGATTTTATATAGCCTATACgtgaatatatatataagaaatataCAATTGGGCTCAATGTATCAGATTGGGCtaactaaaaaataatataaaaatacatatgacGTCTAACATGAACAAATCTAGTAGGTTTAAGAGCAACAATCCACCATGCAATTTTATCTCTCACATTATACCATTATAGCGTACTTGGATATGCTAGTATTCGTGAAATCGTAGTACATCACTAATTCATTATTATGTGGATCCTGAAAATTTTAACTATGCTGGTGACGATGATGTTGCTACATGTGATTATGATGTTGGTACACATCATGTTAATGATTCACGAGAAACACTTcaataaatatttttgtttcgcGTTATCCGACCTAGAAAAAAGTAATTATGATATTGTTCTTGGATATGCCATCATTCTTGAAATCGTAGTACAATTGCACAACGTTTATAACACTTTGAATCACATTTATCAAGTGATAAACATCACTATCATGAACTATGCATAAAACATAGAGAATTTTAGGATGTTGGAAAGGCAAACTAATATCTAATTTATCTTCCGAACTTTTCTTTTTCagcaaatacaaaaaataaaaaaatttatattttcggaaaaTTGTATTCCCTAATTCTTAACGAAAGGCCTAACATATTTTGGTTGATAATCAACAATCTCATGCTTTCTACCGGTACAAATGACAATGAAAACTCACTAGAATGTGTACACATGGTTTTTTTAGTTAACATATCGGAAACactacattttataaaaaaaaattatgtacttTTTCATAGTAAAACTCCTAAAAATCGTAAGTCAATGTTTCATAAACTGTAGTCAAAGTTTCAAAATCTTAGtactgaaaaaaaaatcaaaattctaaCTATGTCCTTAAGGAATTCGTCGCACATGGGGCTAAGGATATCCTGATGCGGTCTGTGCCGTTTGTCAAGACAAATAtgaaaattggattttttttttaaatatttaagacGAAACCCCAGCCCATTAATGTAATCGCACCACATGAGCCTACACCTATGATTTCAATGGCTATTTaatcattttttaatttatttgggTAAATCTTGGAAAATGAGTAGGAAATTAGGTCTTGAGTTTGAATGATATGTATATATGTTTGTTACTTTCATTTTGAGTTTTTATtaatttcaagttagtaaaagtTTCTTGATGATaaatatgtaatatttatatgACAAATTGTTTGTTTAAAGAAAAAAGCCACTTAACCAATATCATTTTATTTGCTTTTTACATCACTAAACTTCTAACTGGccatcaatttttatttttttttggttttactATATCACTGACCTCGTGGACATAAACGGTTAGCACACGCGGTAAAAAACTTCAAtggtaaaataaaacaaaacagtTTGTTAGTGAACTGAATAAGATTAGAAGTTTAGTGACTTGAACACATGGAGTATTATTGATGTCCATTTTATGACATTTCCATTTTACTTCACAACTAAACCATTCTATTTGTTTTTATAGCTAGAGTTGACTAGCGATTGAATAGTTGTGGTTTTATACTTAGACAATCCAAGTTTCATAATATTAATGTTATATATGTTTAGTCCTGTCTCTTGACATTTAAAAACTTAGAGGGTGTCTGGGATATCTTTTTACTttcaaaagtcctttttgtaaaaTGACTTTTTGTAAAAGGATTTTTTACAAAAGGTATTtttaaaaatgtgtttggattaacTTTTGAGATGCAAAagtcaaaagttttttttaaaagtttttggtttaactTTTACATGTAAAATGACTAAAAAAGACATGCTTACATGTTTACAATTATTTACTATTTTACATATACTATTTTATacttaacaattttttttaaacacattataattttgtaaacattttattagaaaatataaaatataaatttcttttaaatattcttaatttttttattagacCATGATAATATTAAAATTACGTTCATACAAATTGTAAATAATTCATAAAAAATATCATAgataatattatattaattttcGCAATGTGATTATATCTTGTGTAATAATATCTTGTATCGTTGCCATATATGAATCATCATCACTCGTGCGATGTGTACTTGGACCTTCTTCGTAAACTTCACTACTAGTATCACCTCGTATGAGATTTTAGGATTCATTGTGTGCCGTATTAAACGCTTCATAAAACCTACCAATCTTTCTAATGTAGTTATGGATCGCCATCGATGCTATCACAATTTTCACTTGGTTCTTGTACTTGTAATTAACATGCATATCTCTTAATAACACCCATCTAGCTTTCCACACTCCAAAAGTTCGTTCAATAATATTTTGCAATGATGAGTGGAGATAGTTAAATTTCTCTTTCGGTCTGCGATGTTCACGAATAGCAGCTGTGTGTCCACATCGAAAATCTGGTAAATGATAACGAATATTTATGCCTTTGTATGGGAGCAAGATACCCTCTAGTATTTGGATATCCGGCATCAACAGCGTAATATTTATCtgtaaataaaacaaacaaattaTTTTTTCGTTTCAAAAAAGtagtaaaaatataaaacttgtgTTCCAAAAAAAATATACTAACCACCCGTTGGATATGGAAAATTAAGATCTGGTCTCTGTTTCTGTAAGGCTTCATTTTTTTTTGGAAcacaagttttatatttttactaCTTTTTTGAAACGAAAAAAAtaatttgtttgttttatttacaGATAAATATTACGTTTTTGATGCCGCATATCCAAATACTAGAGGGTATCTTGCTCCATACAAAGACACAAATATTCGTTATCATTTACCAGATTTTCGACGTGGACACACGGCTGTTATTCGTCAACCTCGTGGACCGAAAGAAAAATTTAACTATCTCCACTCATCATTGCGAAATATCATTGAACGAACTTTTGGAGTGTGGAAATCTAGGTGGACGTTATTAAGAGATATGCATGTTAATTACAAGTACTAGAACCAAGTGAAAATTGTGATAGCATCCATGGTGATCCATAACTACATTAGAAAGATTGGTAGGTTTGATGAAGCGTTTAATAGGGCACAACAAAAATCCTAAAATCTCATACGAGGTGATACTAGTAGTGAAGTTTACGAAGAAGGTCCACGTACACGTTGCACGAGTGATGATGATTCATATATGGCAACGATACGAGATATTATTGCACAAGATATAATCACATTGCGAAGATGAATGTAATATAATCTATGAAATTTTTTATGAATTATTTACAGTTTGTATCAAT
The genomic region above belongs to Lactuca sativa cultivar Salinas chromosome 4, Lsat_Salinas_v11, whole genome shotgun sequence and contains:
- the LOC111918166 gene encoding probable carbohydrate esterase At4g34215 isoform X4, with the protein product MRVNHLHNTDYNSQEAQTRLHFSTSNIKMLAFLCLILQLSNTIAYASTGKHIIILAGQSNMSGRGGVQNNTWDGVVPLQSKPNPSIFRLTGNLSWIEARDPLHKDIDVNATCGIGPGMAFANRVLERNRSLGLLGLVPCAIGGPRGTKISEWGRGRFLYRQLLRRTTVARSGGGLIGGILWFQGESDTVSELDARMYGRRLINLFNNLRADLGSPLLPIVHEVWNGH
- the LOC111918166 gene encoding probable carbohydrate esterase At4g34215 isoform X1 is translated as MRVNHLHNTDYNSQEAQTRLHFSTSNIKMLAFLCLILQLSNTIAYASTGKHIIILAGQSNMSGRGGVQNNTWDGVVPLQSKPNPSIFRLTGNLSWIEARDPLHKDIDVNATCGIGPGMAFANRVLERNRSLGLLGLVPCAIGGPRGTKISEWGRGRFLYRQLLRRTTVARSGGGLIGGILWFQGESDTVSELDARMYGRRLINLFNNLRADLGSPLLPIVHINITFLMPHIQILEGILLHTKTQIFVIIYQIFDVDTRLLFVNLVDRKKNLTISTHHCEISLNELLECGNLGGRY
- the LOC111918166 gene encoding probable carbohydrate esterase At4g34215 isoform X2, with the translated sequence MRVNHLHNTDYNSQEAQTRLHFSTSNIKMLAFLCLILQLSNTIAYASTGKHIIILAGQSNMSGRGGVQNNTWDGVVPLQSKPNPSIFRLTGNLSWIEARDPLHKDIDVNATCGIGPGMAFANRVLERNRSLGLLGLVPCAIGGPRGTKISEWGRGRFLYRQLLRRTTVARSGGGLIGGILWFQGESDTVSELDARMYGRRLINLFNNLRADLGSPLLPIVHVAIISGQGPYVETVRKAQLGIKLRNVRCVDAKGLQLLPDNLHLSTAAQVRLGRMLANSFLKL
- the LOC111918166 gene encoding probable carbohydrate esterase At4g34215 isoform X3, translated to MRVNHLHNTDYNSQEAQTRLHFSTSNIKMLAFLCLILQLSNTIAYASTGKHIIILAGQSNMSGRGGVQNNTWDGVVPLQSKPNPSIFRLTGNLSWIEARDPLHKDIDVNATCGIGPGMAFANRVLERNRSLGLLGLVPCAIGGPRGTKISEWGRGRFLYRQLLRRTTVARSGGGLIGGILWFQGESDTVSELDARMYGRRLINLFNNLRADLGSPLLPIVHSEQEVWNGH